AAGATGGTGTTCTCTAATGTCATGTTTCTATCCATTATCCAGTTATTTTTAGAACATACAAAACTACTTCTGCACAGTTCCAGAGAAAAACCTTTTCATATACACTAAGAAAAGTCAGTATAAAAGTCAGTATCTTCAGTCACACAGTCTGGTTTCTATGGAAGTCACATATCACACCCCTGTCAAGTCTAAACAACAGAGGTCAGAGCAGGAGGCTGCATCAGTGTGCATGGTGCAAAGCCACAAGCAGGAGTCAATTCCACACTGCCGAGTCAaaataagagaaataaaatCACGTTGCAGCTATGGAACTTTCTTTTGGTGCATGAAGAAAGCCCCAGAGCTCAAAATGCTGGTCATTGTCATTTGGTCAGAGCAGTTTGTTTGTTTGCATTCTGTTTAAGtgtacaggagtgctgggtGTCCATAAAAAATGTCACTCAGAggacaataaaatcttatcttatcattTGTCTTTTTACTTTTCGTTATGGAATTACCCTCTCCTGGTTCCATTAACGAATGCTTGGGCGCTTATATTCGgttctgttaaaaaaagatgACCCATTTTTATGTGAACTTATGTATGAAAATTAATGAAGCAAGTGATGGTTTGGCAGAAGAATAGGGGAGAAtaggaaaacattttgtttttttgtagaaTGGCGACAGCTCAAGTTCACCTGGTATAGCCGGAAATGTGTTTTCCACGTAGAGCTTCGTTCCTCCTGTCCTCCTAGTGGTCAGGGGGTACCAGGACTTGTCTGGGTCCTGGATCCACTCCGTGGCCTGGCAGTAAACCTGCCCCTGATCCGAGTGGTGAAGAGGAGACAGGGTCAGCTGATACGTGGTGGGGCTGCTTTTGTCCACGcgcaggtgcccctggtgcagcCTACGGAGGAAGGGCTGCCTGGCCTGCAGGACGAAGTTCCTGGAGAGCGTCGCTATCTCGAGAGCCTGCCCTCCCCTCTCCAGGAACCAGCTGACGGACAGGTGGGTGTGGTGAAGGGCCTGCTGGGACACCTCACAGGACAGGCTCCCAGAGTCCCCCGGGGCCCTGCGTACGGGCCCGGCTCGCATTCCCACCTGCAGAGTGTTTGGAATCACTGCATGGAAAGAGAAGGGTATCAATATGCACGCATCCTCAACCTTTATATGGGTGGCATGTCGGCGCAGTgcttagcattgttgcctcgtAGAACTGGGGCCCTGGTTTCAAATCTTGGGATGCTACCCATGTGGggttttgtgtgttctccccgtgtttccTACCACAGCCCAAGACACACcggtaggtgaattggcttctggggaaactggggaaactggccctggtgtgagtgtgggcaTGTCGGTTTGTGCACTGTTATGCACTGGTCTCCTGCCCAACCTGTTTCCAGTCTTGTGCCTGTTGACAGTGGGGACAGGCTTCGGCTGTCAGGCTTCAGAtcgttacacatactgtacacagaaaaGCATGTTGTAATGTTTCTACAGGTGTTTTGATTATCATGTTATTTTAGAAGGCTTCACTACAGTGTGTTGCTTaggaaaaacatttctttcatgTGGTATTGAAATGCTGTAAGCCAGAGAGGACTTGGCCCGAGTATTGTTACATTTGAAATTCAGTACAGATCAGTTACATTTATTTCCACATCAGAACCATCTTCAATTTGACCATGAAGAAATCCCTGCTTCCTCTTCCCACTTCtgcaaatattgtgaaaaagtGCTATTTCATACAGTTAGACATCAGAAGTGATTGTTTTGGGTTTTAACATAACCTGACTTgacttaaaaaaactgaaaagatgATGCCTTGACACAGTCGATTAAATTAAACATGAGGGGACGGGATTCGTGTTcttgtggggtgtgtgtgatGGGCACCTGTGAGATTGATCTTGTCGCTGTACGTGCCGTGGTACTCCGGGTCGGTGCTGGGAGTGAAGCACTCGTACACCCCCTGGTCCTGGAGCTGCAGGGAGCCGATGTGCAGGAGCACAGAGTCCGGGCCGGTCCTCTCGAGGTAAACGTCCCCGTTTTTCACACGGCTGCGGTAGAGCGCGTAGGTGCTGTGCGGGTCGGCCGTGCTGACGATGTGGATCTCCACAGCCGGGAGGGCCAGGGGGTAAATGGACCACTGGAAGTCTTGCCTGGGGCGGCCTTTGTATCCGCTGACGTTGCAGGCCAGGGTGATGTGGGAGCCCTGTGTCCGGACCAAGGGGCCCTGCTGCGTTTTCACCACTCTCTGCCCAGGGTGCAAGGCTGCAACATGAACAGTTTGCACATTGCACATTCCTGTCTTCACCTCTTGCAATAATGAGCAATTAGAAACTGTAAACCTGCTGCTGTCCGTGTGGCCACAGGGTCAGACACAGTGAAACACTTCACATCAGGCTGAATTAGCGTCGCCAAGGCTGCATATTAATATGTGCACACTTCTTAGTAATAAGCTGAGGCTCTCAATGTACACTCAAGGGCATAAGAGCTTATTTTTTAGAATCTGAAAGGAGCCTTTTTCCAAAATGTAGATTCCAAAGTGAATTAAGAACTATGGATATGCATAGCAGAATTCACCAGCTACATACTAattcattttctgctttttgttcatttattttatttttttaagaactcTTGTTAGTATATATACttataatttcatttatttatatattacaactgaagaaggctccacagccgaaatgttgttttctttcttctcttttcagcatggaacaaatctattactcgttcctttgcagcttgtgcatgctgatgcagctccccaccggaactaaatatatttgtatgtcATACTAGGAAAACCATTAGGGATTATGGTGTTTATGAATAAGCTTTCACTATAATTGACGGGAATGTGAATATTAACTATCTCTGGTGATTTCAGTTAGCTAGCAGAAACATATAGAGAAATGACCAGACACCATcctgatacatacagtacatacacagtatataatgaaataaagggTTTCTTCACACCAGGGAAAATAAGTCATCAAACAATTATTTCCCTGAAAAACAACATGTACAAGTAGACATTGAAAAATGTTGTATGTTTTTACATAATTCGTTTCCTGCTCATTTACAAAAAAGACAACCATTTCTCTCATCTCAATCTTTTTCCACTACTTACCCCAAAACGACAGGAAGACTATAACTGCTAGTGCCCTCCTTCTCTTCACACTGTTTTCTGATGCAGCCATCTGTGACCCTGTTCCTCAATGA
This portion of the Lepisosteus oculatus isolate fLepOcu1 chromosome 15, fLepOcu1.hap2, whole genome shotgun sequence genome encodes:
- the LOC102688403 gene encoding immunoglobulin superfamily member 3-like; translated protein: MAASENSVKRRRALAVIVFLSFWALHPGQRVVKTQQGPLVRTQGSHITLACNVSGYKGRPRQDFQWSIYPLALPAVEIHIVSTADPHSTYALYRSRVKNGDVYLERTGPDSVLLHIGSLQLQDQGVYECFTPSTDPEYHGTYSDKINLTVIPNTLQVGMRAGPVRRAPGDSGSLSCEVSQQALHHTHLSVSWFLERGGQALEIATLSRNFVLQARQPFLRRLHQGHLRVDKSSPTTYQLTLSPLHHSDQGQVYCQATEWIQDPDKSWYPLTTRRTGGTKLYVENTFPAIPVPLESTNRSWENSEANELQSAHSVVLQASRVCSRGASLSSLSSWFLSSLIILSFLM